The following are from one region of the Desulfovibrio desulfuricans genome:
- a CDS encoding RICIN domain-containing protein yields WRIIKAEDGGYYLQSKLGTFLSISGNTASSGMNVQMSYLESGKRQQWKFEASTYQPVKDGKYTLRSSKESE; encoded by the coding sequence TGGAGGATTATCAAGGCGGAAGACGGTGGATATTATTTACAGTCGAAACTGGGAACATTTCTTTCCATTAGTGGAAATACAGCTTCATCAGGGATGAATGTACAGATGAGTTATCTGGAGAGCGGTAAAAGACAACAATGGAAATTTGAAGCATCTACTTATCAGCCGGTGAAAGATGGAAAATATACATTAAGAAGTTCTAAAGAATCTGAAT